The DNA sequence TTCGGCCCTTTGGGACATTTTTATAAGACTCAAGTGCCCGTTCTCTGGGTGGAAGAGGGCGATAAGATTACCAAAATATGCGATGCAAAAGTTATAAGAGAGGCAGCGGAAGCGATGGCTAAAATTGTTCCCAGGCCTATGTTACTTTTGAGTGCTGCTGTCGATTTCGAGCAATATTCTTCCCAGTACGGGATAGTAGCAGATCTCTTTGCCGGACCGATGTGTGGACGGGCCTATTTTAAAGAATCGTTTAGCGACCCCGAGACAAAAGATTGGGACAGTTTACAGGCAAGCTTTAAACGGATTGCTCTTCCTCGTATCAAACAGATTAAGAAATTAGCGCAGGTGATGAGTGAGGCGTGGTGGCATAAGTTTTTACAGATGTCTGATGAAGCAAAGTCTCTCATCGATTTAGATGCCAAGACAAAGGTTTCCAGCATAAAAGCTGACTACGGTTACTGATATAGGTTTTTAGTAAATTTTATCTTCAAAATTTGAATCCCCTAAATTTTTTTCTTGACAAAATGATACTAATTTAGTATCATTATAATAGAAATCAATTTGGACCTAATGGACTTAGCGGGATAAGAGGAGGGCTCGGGGGATGAAGTTAATTACCAGAGATACCGATTATGCAATAAGAGCTCTCTGTTTTATTGCTAAGTGTGAAAAAGAGATAGTTCCTGTTTCTGAGTTGAATAGAAACTTAAGAATTCCCGGGCCGTTTTTAAGGAAGATACTGCAGATATTAAATAAAAAAAGACTACTTAGGTCATATAAAGGTAAAGGTGGTGGTTTTATGTTGGCCCTTGCACCGAATAAAATATTTCTTGCTGATTTAATCGAAATATTCCAGGGTTCATTAAAACTGAATGAATGCATTTTTAAAAAGCGGATTTGCCCGGATATAAAGATTTGTAAGCTTAAGAAAAGAATAGATGCTATCCAAAAGTATGTTATCTCTGAATTAAAAGATATTACGTTAGTGTCTTTATTAGGCGAGACCCGGACTTATAGAGCAAAAGGAGGATAAGCTGTGGCAAAGAGAAAGATAATAAAGATAGATGAAGAAAAGTGTAATGGCTGTGGCCTGTGCATTCCCAACTGCCCTGAGGGGGCTTTACAGATAATAGATGGGAAGGCAAGGCTTATAAGTGACTTATTCTGCGATGGTTTAGGTGCCTGCATTGGCTACTGCCCTGAAGGAGCAATTACTATAGAAGAAAGAGAAGCTCAAGAGTATGATGAAAGAAAGGTTATGGAAAATATCGTGAAACAGGGAAAGAATGTAATTAAAGCGCACTTAGAACATCTTAAACAGCATAACCAGAGCGAATATCTTAAACAGGCAATAGGTTTCTTAAAAGAGAAAAATATAGAAATTCATCTTGAACAAGAACATTTACCTGGTAAGCATAAACATATGTCTCCTTTTCCTGAATGCCCTGGTTCAAAGATAATGGATTTTAGAGAGAGAGAAGAAGTGGCTGAAGGAAAGAAAGCTGTCTCTAAAGGTATATCTCGGCTCAGACAATGGCCTGTGCAGATTATACTTGTTCCGCCGAGCGCACCTTATCTAAAGGATGCCGACTTATTGATAGCTGCAGATTGTGTTCCCTTTGCCTATGCGGATTTCCACGATGATTTATTAAAAGGGAAGATTTTACTTGTAGGCTGTCCTAAGTTTGATGACGTTGAGTTTTACAAAGAGAGGATTACTCAGATTTTAAAAAATAACAACATAAAGTCTATAACCTGCACGTATATGGAGGTGCCTTGTTGTTTTGGGCTGGTAAGTATTGTTAAATCGGCTATTTCTGCCTCGGGTAAAGATATACCATTCAAAGAGGTTACTATCAGCATAAAAGGAGGGAAGCTAAAATAATGATTTTTAAGTGTCCGGGGGCTCAAAGGTTTAGACAGCCCCAGCCAGAGATTATAAACTGCCCTTTCTGCTCTGAGGAAGTAGAGATATGGACAAATGAGGTTCAGGCAACTTGCCCCAATTGCAAGAAGACTGTAATGCGTCAACAAGGCACCAGTTGCCTCGATTGGTGTAGATACGCAAAAGAGTGTGTGGGAGAGGAAGTTTACAATAAATACATAAAAAATAGGTCAATAGCCAGAAAACCAAGAATTACAAAGGGATTAAAAGAATATTCCGGCGATGATAAAAATGATAAAACACGCTAAAAGAAGATATATGTGCCATACAAAGTTCTTGACAGTTATGGATAAGTTGTATAGAATAAATGGTACTTAATAACAATTAATGAAGAGAAAAAAAAGGAGGATGCAATGAAAGAAAAAGTAGAAGCTGCTTTAAATAAGGTAAGGCCATCGCTTCAGGCAGATGGCGGAGATGTAGAGCTAATAGAGGTCACTTCTGATGGGGTAGTCAAGGTAAGATTGACTGGTGCCTGTCGCGGATGTCCGCTGAGCCAGATGACCCTGAAAGCGGGCATAGAGAAGGTGATAAAACAAGAAGTGCCCGAGGTAAAAGAGGTTGTTGCTGTATAAAAATGAGACTGGAAAAGAAGAGAAAAAAAGTATTGACAAGGGTTAAGTAATATTATAAGTTAGATTACCCAATTAATGAAAATTTAATAATAGGCTTGACAGATAAATTTTCGTTGGGCTTATTTTAATTGACGAAGAAGTCGAAAGGCAAAGATGCCCCTAACGATGGTTAGGGGTTTTTTTTCGAATATCTGTTTTTTTTATGGCGCAGGGAGATAATCGTAAGCAATTGTGGTATTTCCAGCACAACAGTCTGGTGCTGGAAAGGGCTAACGAGAACTAGTATCTCATTTTTGCTGAAAAGGTAATAGAAGGTCAAAAAGAAAAATTAATGGTACAGTTAATTAGAAGTCCTTTAGAAGAAAGACTTAAGGCCTAGCATGGAGAGGATTGGCATACAACAAAAGGAAGGATTATAAGGGATATAGTTTATGCCGTTGATACAGGGCTTGTTGCCACGGTTTCCTTTATTGCCGGAATTTCGGTTTCTTTAGTAATAAGGAATAGGATAATATTAGCGGGTCTAGTGGAGATAGTAGCTGGCACGCTGGCAATATTCTTTGGTTCTTATATGTCTACCAAAGCTCAGAAACACTTCTTTGAGAATCAGATTGAGCGAGAAAAAAGAGAAATAGAAGAGGATCCTAAAAAAGAAACCCAAGAGATAAGAGATATTTTCAATGGTATGGGATTTACTAAAGAAGAACAGGAAATTGCCGTAAAACGTATTACTGCTGATAAACAAAGATGGCTTGAATTTATGGTTCAGGAAGAAATTGGCATAAGTCCTGGATTGATTGATAAACCTTTTGAAATAGGACTCATATCTGCGGGGGCGTTTCTTTTGGGTGCATTTCCTGCGATTTTTCCATTTTTTCTCTTTGCCAATGTAAGTAAGGCGTTGGTTATTTCTGCATTTTTAGTTTTGGGGTTTCTTTTTATTTTGGGTGTAATTAAGACTAAAGTTACAAAGAGTAACTGGCTTGTAAGTGGATTGGAGACATTGTTGATAGGTGCTGTATCCTGTGGTGCAGGATTACTTTTGGGAAGGATAGCTGCCGGATATTTTCATTGAGCAGGTATGAGTAGTTTGTTATTCGATTATTCGGATTCTTGAAGGAGTATATAAAAGTTATCGACGAAGAAGGAGGCGAGGATGGCTAAAGTAGCGGTTCTTGTTGAAGATAATTATCAGGTTTTAGAAGTCTGGTATCCTTATCTGCGTCTACGGGAAGATGGCATAGAAACTCTCCTCGTAGGAACAGGGAGAAAGAGGGAGTATAAGAGTAAGGAAGGCTACCCCGCAGTAGAACAACTCCCTATAGAAAAGGCAAGGGTGGCTGATTTTTCCGGAGTAGTTATCCCCGGAGGATATGCTCCTGATATTTTGAGAAGATACAAAGAAGTAAATAACTTTGTAAGGGAAATGTATAAGAAAAATAAACTTGTTGCTGCTATCTGTCATGGAGGCTGGGTTCTGGTATCAGCGGGGATAGTGAAGGGTAAGAAGGTAACCGGTTTTTACGCTATAAAAGATGACCTGGTAAATGCTGGTGGAAAGTTTATTGACAAGGAAGTTGTTGTGGATGGCAATCTGATTACTTCTCGCAAACCTTTCGATTTACCGGCATTTTGTAGAGAGATACTACGAAAAATCAAAAAATCGGAGGAGAGTAAATGAAGCCAGATAATAACGAAAAATTCATCTGCTACGATTGTTTCAGGCTTAAAGCCTGTAAGGAGCCGATAACATCCTGGGTATTCTTTTTTGTTGCCCTTATTGCCGTAATTGCCATAAGGGCGGTGAATGTAGTTTTAGATTTTAATCCCTTGTTGGCAAAAATTTTCTGGTATACAGGGGTAGGAGGATTCTTTGTATATTTTATGTACAAATTCAGATATGACAGTATCCTGCATAGAGAATTGGGTAGGACAAAACTTGTAGATAAACTCCTCTCCCAAGATAAACTCTCCGAGCACGACTACAATGTCTTAGGGACTATTCTGTGCAAATTAAGCTCAAAGAAAGATAAAATCAATTACTTTTTTATATTCTTTTTTTCTGGATTAGCCCTGGGCTTGGCAGTATATACAGATTTTTTTAGGGGATGAAGAAGAAGTGAAAGATGGCTGATTTAAAACCAAAAATTTCTATCATTGGCTGTGGGAATGTGGGTATGCGTTATGCCTACGCTTTAATAATGAAAGGCGGGGTGCGTCAACTTGTTCTTGTAGATTTGGACAGGAAAAAGCTTGAAGGTGAAGTTATGGACCTTTCCCATGGCGCTCCTTATATCTCACCCGTAGAGATAATTGCTGGAGATTATTCCCTGATAGAAAATTCAGATTTAGTCGTAATTACTGCAGGCAGAAAACAGAAGCCAAATCAGACCCGCCTTGACCTGGCAAAAGATAATGTGGAACTTTACAGAAAAATAATTCCTGAAATTGTAAAATACGCCTCCTCTGCTATCCTCCTGATCGTTAGTAATCCCGTGGACGTCCTTTCTTACGCTGCTTATAAATTTTCCTCAAAACCTAAAGAAAAGGTAATTGGTTCAGGAACAGTTTTAGATACAGCGAGATTTAGATTTCTTTTAAGCAAACATTGCAATGTTGACCCTCGAAATATCCATGCCTATATTCTGGGCGAACATGGAGATAGTGAGTTCCCTGTCTGGAGCAGGGCAATGATTGGCGGAGTTTTGTTTAAGGACTACTGCTACATCTGCAAAAGAGCTGCCACCTGCCAGCGCGATGAAGAACTCAGCAAGATTTTTGCTGAAGTGAGAGATTCGGCATATGAAATAGTCGAAAGAAAGCAAGAGACCTCCTATGGGATAGGTCTGGCTCTGGTAAGAATAACCCAGGCAATTATGAATGATGAGAATGCTATTTTACCCGTTTCCTCTTTAGTTGAAGATTACTTAGGGATAAACGATATATATTTAAGCCTTCCCGCTGTAATCAATAAAGAGGGTGTAAGAGAAGTTTTGAAGATTGAGCTTAACCCACAAGAAAAGCAGGCATTTAAGAATTCCGCAGATGCAATAAGAAGGGTGATAAGAGAAACAGGTTTGTAGACTTTTCTGTCATTTCTTGACTGAAGGGATAAAGGACGAGGAGATGTTCTGAGGATTTAATAGAGGAGGAGGTGAAAAATGGCGAAGTTTAAATGTAGTATATGTAATTATGTCTTCGACGGCGAAAATGCGCCGGATAAATGTCCTCGCTGTGGCGCACCAAAGGATAAGTTCGTAAAGTTGACAGATGATAAAGCAAAACTTGTTGATAAGGCGAGGTGCACAAATCAACTCCATATGGGCCTGGCAGCTGTATTGGACCAGGTGCATTCTATCGCCGAGACAGGCATCAAGGATAATCTAGACCCGGGGTGCGTAGCTATATTTACGAAAGCAAGGGATGAGGCAAGACTATTGAGTCAATTTATCAAGGCTGAGATAGAAGTCCACATAGGCAAGGGCAAATGGGGATGATTAATCGGGTTAGTTCTTTAATGAATTAAGGGTGAATTATGGAATCAAAAAAAGCACTACTTCGTAAATCTGAGTTTCATGGAAGGAAGTGAAATTATGGGAAAGGCTATAAAAGGAACCAAAACAGAGAAGAATTTGCTGGCATCTTTTGCCGGAGAATCGCAGGCAAGAAATCGCTATACTTATTTTGCCAGCGTGGCAAGAAAGGCGGGCTATGAGCAGATAGCGGCAATATTTTTAGAGACTGCTGATAATGAGAAAGAACACGCCAAGAGGTTTTTTGAACTTTTAGAAGGAGGAGATGTAGAAATTACAGCTTCCTATCCAGCTGGGGTGATAGGAGACACAGCGGCAAATCTGGGAGCAGCAGCAGCCGGAGAGAACCTTGAATGGACAAAACTTTATAAACAGGCAGAAGAAGTAGCGCGCCAGGAAGGTTTTGAAGAAATAGCCGTTCAATTTAAGGAAATAGCAGAAGTAGAAGAACAGCATGAAATACGATACAGAAAATTGCTTAAGAATGTAAAAGAGGGCAGGGTGTTCAAAAAAGATACCGTGGTTAAATGGAAATGTCGTAATTGTGGGTATGTCCATGAGGGAAAAGAGGCACCTGAAGAATGTCCAGCTTGCGCTCATCCGCGAGAATTCTATGAGCTTCTTTGCGAAAATTACTAAAAGTTCTGGGGGAAGTTCTGGGGACACAATACTTAATTATTGAAGCCCGGTCCTGAACTTTTGAAAGTTCTGCCCAAACTCCCGTAACAGTATAACAATAGGCGAGCACGACTGGGATATTAGATGTTGAAAAAACTGTGGTCGAATTTTGGAGATAATGGGGAAAATATTGAAAAAGCGAAAGGTGATAGGATAAGATAATTAAGTATTGTGTCCCCGGAATTATTAGCAAAAGAATGGAAATTGCTGGAGAGTGAATCTTTGTCAGAGATAAGCAAGGAGAATTTGGGGAAAGCATTAGAACTGGAGATAGATAATACAAATTTTTATAAAGCGGTATCTGAAAGGAGCAAAGACGTTTATGTTTCCAGTATGTTTAAAGGTTTATCAAAAGTTGAAAGAGAACACGCCTCAGTCATATGCAAACATCTAAAGATAGAGAAACCAGATTCAAAAGCAGGGTTAGATAAAGCAGTCGATTCTGACCGGGAGAATATAGAAGAGGCCAACAGGAGAGAAAAAAGGGCAGTTAAATTTTACACAGAAGCAAGAAATCAAGCCACGGAGGAAGAGATAAAGGAATTCTTTAAAGCCTTGATGGAGATAGAGTCAGACCATATAATACTAACCAAGTAGAGACGATGATTAAATTCGAAACAGAAGTATTAGATATAGTACAAAGAACCCATAATGTAAAAAGCTTCCGCTTTAAAATAAAAGAAGATGTCAATTTTAAACCAGGGCAATTCTTTTTTGTTACAATAAAAATTGATGGGGTAGAGAGGACGAAACATTTTTCTTTTTCCAATTCTCCTACGGAGAAAAGGTACGTAGAGTTTACTAAGAGAATAACCGATAGTGAATTTTCCCAGGCCTTGGAAAGATTAAAAGCCGGGGATTGGACGAGATTGAAGATGCCTTATGGTTCTTTCACATTTGAGGGAGAATATGAGAAAATAGCCTTTCTTTCAGGAGGCATTGGCATAACTCCCATAAGAAGCATATGTAAGTTCACCACAGATTCAATGTTGCCCACAGACATGGTGTTACTGTATGGCAATAACAGAGAAGAAGATATTATATTCAGGCAGGATTTAGATAATATGCAGTCAGTTAATAAGAATCTGCGCATAGTTTACACTTTAACCTCCTCAGATATAGACAGAAAAATCTGGAAAGGCAGAACTGGTTATATAGATGATACTATGATAAAAGAAGAAATGCCGGATTATACAGAAAGAATCTTTTATATCTGTGGACCTCCCAGGATGGTAGAAAGTTTAATAAATATTTTAAGAAATAAATTAGGCGTTCAACAAGATAAAATCAAAATAGAAAAATTTTCAGGATATTAAAGGAAAACGAGATGCTTAAAGATCCTGTTTGTGGGATGGAAGTCAATCCTCAAGATGCGATTAAATTGGAAAAGGATGGAAAAACTTTTTATTTTTGCAGTGAGCACTGTAAAAATAAATTTCTAGGCAAAGATGAAATGAAAATTGATCATAAAATGCATGCTGCACATAAACATGCAGAAAAAGGACACGCTGCTCATCACGCTCATATGGTTGAGGATTTCAAAAGAAGGTTTTGGATTTCTTTAATTGCTACTATTCCTGTCTTAATTCTATCTCCTCTAGTTCAGTCTCTATTGAGATTCTCATTAAAATTTCCCGGCGATAAATTCGCTCTCTTTGGAATTTCTACATTTGTTTATTTTTATGGTGGCAGGCCATTTCTTAAGGGCATAGTTGAGGAATTAAAAAGAAAACAGCCAGGCATGATGACGCTTATTGCCCTGGCTATTACGGTTGCTTATGCTTACAGCTCGGGCGTTGTTTTTGGAATCAGGGGAAAGTTTTTCTTCTGGGAGTTAGTTACTCTTATTGACATTATGCTTTTGGGTCACTGGATTGAGATGCGCTCAGTGATGGGTGCCTCTCGCGCTCTGGAAGAGTTAGCCAGACTTATGCCTTCTCAGGCTCATTTAGTTTTAGATGACGGCTCAGTGAGAGATATTAAACTTGAGGAGTTAAAGAAAGGCGACAAAGTTCTTGTCAAACCGGGAGAGAGAGTTCCTGCTGATGGCCGAGTAATTGACGGTGATTCAGAGATAAACGAGGCTATGATTACCGGCGAGTCAAAGCCAGTCAGTAAGGAGGCAGGCAACAGTGTCATCGGTGGGTCTGTAAATGGAAGCGGCTCTCTGACTATACAGGTGGAAAAGACGGGAAAAGATTCTTATATATCCCAGGTCATTGAACTTGTCAGGACTGCAAGTGAAAGTAAATCCAGAGCCCAGAGTTTTGCTGATAAGGCTGCTTTCTGGCTTACGCTTATCGCTATAACAGCCGGCACAATTACACTTATAGCCTGGATTATTTTGGGTAAAGAGTTTGTGTTTGCCCTGGAGCGTATGGTAACCGTTATGGTTATTACCTGCCCTCACGCTTTGGGTTTAGCTATACCCCTGGTTATAGCAGTTATTACAGCGCTATCTGCTCAAAATGGTCTTTTAATAAGGAATCGAACTGCTTTTGAGAGCGCTCGCAATTTGCAGATGATTGTATTTGATAAGACGGGAACACTGACAAAAGGAGAATTCGGCGTATCAGACATAATCAGTTTAGGGGATTGGAGTGAAGATGATTTATTGCGCAAGGTAGCATCTGTAGAGATAAATTCCGAACATACTATAGCAAAAGGGATAGTTAAAAAAGCCAAAGAGAAGAATCTAAAGTTGTCTAAAGTAGAAAAATTTGAAGCCATTGCTGGAAAAGGAGCAAAGGCGCAAATTGAGGGAGAGAAGATTTTTGTTGGAAGCAAAGGCATATTTGATGTAGCCAATGTTAAATCAGTAGAAGCAGAAAAGAAAATGGAAGAGATTGCCTCGCAGGGCAAGACGATAGTCTTTGTTATTTCTGGCAAGAAAATTCAAGGCATCATCGGCCTTTCTGACATTATCAGAGATGAATCTAAAGAGGCTGCAGGGAAGCTGAGAGATCTTGGTTTGGAGATGGCGATGATCACCGGCGATAATAACGCAACAGCCAAGTATGTAGCTGGTCAACTCGGACTGGATACTTATTTTGCTGAAGTTTTACCTGACAAAAAGTCAGAGAAGATAAAACAACTGCAGAGACAGGGTAAAAAAGTAGCTATGGTTGGTGATGGGGTCAATGACGCCCCTGCTTTAGCTCAGGCTGATGTGGGCATAGCCATAGGAGCAGGTACGGATGTCGCTGTGGAAACAGCTGATGTGATTTTGGTCAAAAATGACCCAAGAAATGTGGTTGATATTATTGCTCTTTCCCGTGCTACACAGCGAAAGATGGTGCAGAATTTAGTTTGGGCTACGGGATACAATATTTTTGCCATTCCTTTGGCTGCTGGAGTACTCTATAAATATGGAATAATTTTAGCACCCGCAGTTGGCGCCCTGATAATGTCTTTAAGCACAATTATTGTTGCTATTAATGCCAGATTGATTTCTTATAAAAGGACATGAAATACATAGACCTTATTATTTTCGATTTAGATGGCACACTGGTTGACTCCAGAGATGACATAGCCAATGCTGTTAATTTTACTTTGAAAAAAATTGGCCTTAAAGAGAAAAGTATATCAGAAATAAGTTCTTATATAGGCACAGGTATAGAGGATTTGATAAGAAAATCGTTGGGTAATAAACAGGAAGCTCTTCTTACGAAGGCCCTATCCGTGTTTGAAGAATATTATAGAAAACATTCTACAGATAACTCTGTTCTCTACCCAAACGTGAAGGAAATTTTAGAATATTTCAAGAATAAGAGAAAGGCAGTTGTAACTAATAGAAATTATGAATTCGCTCTAATTGCACTAAATAAGTTAGGTATATATGATTATTTTGAAGATGTTGTAGGAGGAGATGACATAGGTTGTATGAAACCTTCTTCATGTCCTTTAGACAGGTCGATGAAGAGGCTTAATGCAAATAGAGAAAAAGCTATAATAGTGGGTGATATGGATATAGATATAATAGCCGGCAAGACAGCTGGTATCATTACATGTGGCGTTACTTACGGAATAGGGGAAAAAGAAGATATAATCAAAGCAAAGCCAGATTTTATTATAGATGATATAATCAATTTAAAGAATATAATCCATTAAGCTGGTATCTTCAGTCCCTGTGGGGAAAGGGATAAAGTGAGGTTCTCCCCAAAAGGGAGATGAAAAGGGGGTGTCCTATGGCAGTAGAAAACGTAGGGGAAAAGTACAGATGCAATGTATGTGGTAACGAAGTTACTGTAACAAAAGTAGGTGGCGGTGAACTTGTTTGTTGCGAGCAACCTATGGAAAAAATAGAAGGTTAAGAAGTGAAAGTATTAGGGATAAACGGCAGTCCCAGAATAGGCGGGAACACAGATATTCTCCTGGATAAGGTCCTGGAGGGAGCCAGAAGTAGAGGAGCTGAAACAGAAAAAGTTATCTTAAATAACCTCAAATTTTCTCCTTGCCAGGAATGTGAGAACTTAAGAGATGATGGCTCCTGCATAATAGAAGATGATATGCAACCACTCTACAAAAAGATAAAAGACGCAGATAGTGTAATTTTAGCCTCACCTATATTCTTTGGAAGCCTTAGCGCCCAGACAAAGATGATGATAGACCGTTTCCAGTGCATTTGGAGAGCAAAATATATACTGAAAAAAGATATCTTTAAGAATAAAAGAAAGGGTGGCTTTATTTCTGTAGAGGGAACCACAAGAGAAGATTTTTTTCATAATGCGAAATCAATCGTCAAAAATCTATTTGCCACGATTGGTGTGGATTATAAAGAAGAGCTTTTTTGTTCAGGTGTTGATGAAAAAGGAAGCATATTGAAATATCCGGAAGTTTTAAAAAAGGCATTTGCATTGGGAGAAAGAATTGCTCTTGGTTAAACTAATTTTAAGAAAGGGGGGAGTAACGTGGTGAATATATTTGCAGGAAGTGAGATAGTAGAATTGGGAATTCAGATTGAGAAGAATGGTAGAGATTTCTACAATGCGTTGGTGGAGCAATTAAAGAATCAAAAGGCTAAGGAGACGTTCAAATATCTGGCAGGCGAAGAAGAAAAACACATAGCTGTTTTTCAAAATATATTAGATTCAGTGCACAAATATGAACCGCCAGAGTCATATCCGGGAGAATATTTTGCATATATGAATGCTTTAGCCAGGGACTACGTATTCACCCAGAAAGACAAAGGTAGAGAGATAGCCAAAAATGTAAAGGGCGATAAAGAAGCTATCAGCCTGGGTATAGGATTTGAGAAAGATTCGATTATTTTCTATGTAGGGATGAAGAAGGTAGTGCCAGAATACGACCATAAGATAGTCGATCGGCTAATTACACAGGAGCAAGACCATCTAAGACAGTTGTCCGAGCTAAAGGAGAGCCTGTAATTTAAAGGAGGTCAGTATTGTGGATAAAAAAGTTAAAATCTACAGCACCCCTACCTGTCCATTTTGCATGATGACCAAGAAGTTCTTAAAAGAGAACAATATTGATTTTGAGGATATCGATGTCTCCACTGACCAGGCAAAAGCACAGGAGATGGTTCAGAAGTCAGGCCAGATGGCCGTACCTGTTTTGGACATCGATGGCGAAATTATAGTGGGATTTGATAAGGAAAAGATAAGAAAAGCATTAGGGTTATAACCCTGTGGGAGATAATAGTAAAATGTTCGATTTAATCATTATTGGGGCAGGGCCAGCAGGTATAACAGCCAGCGTCTACGCTGCCCGAAAG is a window from the bacterium genome containing:
- a CDS encoding flavodoxin family protein, with the translated sequence MKVLGINGSPRIGGNTDILLDKVLEGARSRGAETEKVILNNLKFSPCQECENLRDDGSCIIEDDMQPLYKKIKDADSVILASPIFFGSLSAQTKMMIDRFQCIWRAKYILKKDIFKNKRKGGFISVEGTTREDFFHNAKSIVKNLFATIGVDYKEELFCSGVDEKGSILKYPEVLKKAFALGERIALG
- a CDS encoding ferritin family protein; translated protein: MNIFAGSEIVELGIQIEKNGRDFYNALVEQLKNQKAKETFKYLAGEEEKHIAVFQNILDSVHKYEPPESYPGEYFAYMNALARDYVFTQKDKGREIAKNVKGDKEAISLGIGFEKDSIIFYVGMKKVVPEYDHKIVDRLITQEQDHLRQLSELKESL
- a CDS encoding glutaredoxin domain-containing protein, with the protein product MDKKVKIYSTPTCPFCMMTKKFLKENNIDFEDIDVSTDQAKAQEMVQKSGQMAVPVLDIDGEIIVGFDKEKIRKALGL